From a single Canis lupus baileyi chromosome 14, mCanLup2.hap1, whole genome shotgun sequence genomic region:
- the LOC140604337 gene encoding permeability factor 2-like, whose protein sequence is MAPAAPRAPRAPRAPRPLGAARLLLLLLLLLLLGPAGRRAAGAPVVAELRCQCLQTLQGIHLRNIQNVQVTPSGPHCARTEVVATLKDGREVCLNPEAPLVKRMIQKMLSKASQPELERMQQPTA, encoded by the exons AtggcccccgccgcgccccgcgccccccgcgccccccgcgccccccggcccctCGGCGCCGCGcggctgctcctgctcctgctcctgctcctgctcctgggccccgccggccgccgcgCCGCAG GGGCGCCCGTGGTCGCTGAGCTGCGCTGCCAGTGCTTGCAGACCTTGCAGGGCATCCACCTCAGGAACATCCAGAACGTCCAGGTGACGCCCTCGGGCCCCCACTGCGCCCGAACCGAGGTCGT AGCCACTCTCAAGGACGGACGGGAGGTGTGTCTCAACCCCGAGGCCCCGCTGGTCAAGAGAATGATCCAGAAGATGCTGAGCAA GGCCTCGCAACCTGAGCTAGAGAGAATGCAGCAGCCTACGGCCTAA
- the LOC140604336 gene encoding permeability factor 2-like — protein sequence MAPAAPRAPRAPRAPRPLGAARLLLLLLLLLLLGPAGRRAAGAPVVAELRCQCLQTLQGIHLRNIQNVQVTPSGPHCARTEVVAALKDGREVCLNPEAPLVKRMIQKMLSKGSTN from the exons AtggcccccgccgcgccccgcgccccccgcgccccccgcgccccccggcccctCGGCGCCGCGcggctgctcctgctcctgctcctgctcctgctcctgggccccgccggccgccgcgCCGCAG GGGCGCCCGTGGTCGCCGAGCTGCGCTGCCAGTGCTTGCAGACCTTGCAGGGCATCCACCTCAGGAACATCCAGAACGTCCAGGTGACGCCCTCGGGCCCCCACTGCGCCCGAACCGAGGTCGT AGCCGCTCTCAAGGACGGACGGGAGGTGTGTCTCAACCCCGAGGCCCCGCTGGTCAAGAGAATGATCCAGAAGATGCTGAGCAA GGGCAGCACCAACTGA